The Crocosphaera subtropica ATCC 51142 genome includes a window with the following:
- a CDS encoding Crp/Fnr family transcriptional regulator gives METQAIVELFPLFSAANPETLEWILSVVDEESYGQHEEIIKENDWGKAVYFIVSGWVKVRSRYNHQETVLEILGKGDFFGEMEVLDESLKYIDVIALSDVQLLSISAQRFLQMLFKDPQIHHKMLQLSVRRVRHLYRRFQLHQQTPKIKLIKTLMKLAEAYGKLMEEGAEILQIPDQDLADIADISLDECQQIITQLQQQGCLESDSSRQVLFLTNLKQLNHFAKQI, from the coding sequence ATGGAAACTCAAGCAATTGTCGAGCTATTCCCGCTGTTTAGTGCAGCGAACCCGGAAACGTTAGAATGGATACTATCTGTGGTCGATGAAGAAAGTTATGGTCAGCATGAAGAAATCATAAAAGAAAATGATTGGGGCAAGGCGGTTTACTTTATTGTATCGGGTTGGGTTAAAGTCCGTTCTCGCTATAATCATCAGGAAACGGTGTTAGAAATTTTGGGTAAAGGGGATTTTTTTGGAGAAATGGAGGTTTTAGACGAATCTCTTAAATACATAGACGTGATTGCCCTTTCTGATGTTCAATTACTCAGTATTTCAGCCCAACGTTTTTTACAAATGCTGTTTAAAGACCCCCAAATTCATCATAAAATGCTGCAACTCAGTGTCAGGCGGGTTCGTCACCTATATCGTCGTTTTCAATTACATCAACAAACCCCTAAAATTAAGCTAATTAAAACTTTAATGAAGTTAGCAGAAGCCTATGGTAAATTAATGGAGGAAGGGGCAGAAATTTTACAAATTCCTGACCAAGATTTAGCAGATATTGCCGATATTTCTCTTGATGAATGTCAACAAATTATTACTCAATTGCAACAGCAAGGTTGCTTAGAAAGTGATTCTTCTCGTCAAGTTTTGTTTTTAACAAATCTTAAGCAGTTAAACCATTTTGCAAAACAAATTTAA
- a CDS encoding branched-chain amino acid transaminase yields the protein MHTFLPIAYFENQFVPFENAKLSIATHALHYGTAAFGGMRGIPDPENPKQILLFRLDRHCQRLSQSAKFLNYELSSEKLQQIIIDFVKKNKPSQSFYIRPLVYSSGLGIAPRLHNIEKNFFVYGLEMGDYLSPDGISCRISSWTRQEDRSFPLRGKISAAYITSALAKTEAVESGFDEAILMNSQGKVCEATGMNIFIIRNGTLITPGFEQDILEGITRDSVLTLAKNFGIPTIERPIDKSELFIADEVFLCGTAAKIAPVKQIETFKLSAHRPITEKLKDKLFAITENKDPDYRDWVYTVAVE from the coding sequence ATGCACACTTTTCTGCCAATTGCTTATTTTGAGAACCAATTTGTCCCCTTTGAAAATGCTAAACTCTCTATAGCAACCCATGCCCTACATTATGGGACGGCAGCTTTTGGTGGAATGCGTGGAATTCCTGATCCTGAAAATCCTAAACAAATCTTATTATTTCGTTTAGATCGTCACTGTCAGCGTTTATCTCAAAGTGCTAAGTTTCTCAATTATGAATTATCTTCAGAGAAACTACAACAAATCATTATTGATTTTGTTAAGAAAAATAAGCCGAGTCAGTCTTTTTATATTCGTCCTTTAGTTTACAGTTCAGGACTAGGCATTGCCCCAAGACTTCATAACATCGAAAAAAACTTTTTTGTTTATGGTCTAGAAATGGGAGACTATCTTTCTCCTGATGGGATTAGTTGTCGTATTAGTTCTTGGACTCGTCAAGAAGATCGCAGTTTTCCCCTAAGAGGAAAAATTAGTGCTGCTTACATCACCTCTGCTTTAGCGAAAACTGAAGCAGTAGAATCAGGGTTTGATGAAGCCATTTTAATGAACTCCCAAGGGAAGGTTTGTGAAGCAACTGGGATGAATATTTTTATTATTAGAAATGGCACGTTAATTACCCCTGGGTTTGAACAAGATATCTTAGAAGGAATCACAAGGGATAGTGTTTTAACCTTAGCTAAAAATTTCGGAATTCCTACTATTGAACGACCGATTGATAAATCCGAATTATTTATTGCTGATGAAGTCTTTTTATGTGGAACTGCAGCCAAAATTGCCCCAGTTAAACAAATCGAAACCTTTAAGCTTTCTGCTCATCGCCCTATTACTGAGAAGTTAAAAGATAAGTTATTTGCTATTACTGAAAACAAAGATCCAGACTATAGAGATTGGGTTTATACCGTGGCTGTTGAATAA
- a CDS encoding adenosine kinase gives MGRKYHVYGIGNALVDMEFQVTPELLQELNIDKGVMTLVDEVRQGDIIAKFNGNLCKQSGGGSAANTMVALSQFGAKGFYSCKVAKDEAGFFYLEDLQNCGLDTNVHDEKEVDGTTGKCLVMVTPDADRTMNTFLGISGSLSEAELVPAAIADSEYLYMEGYLVTSPTAKAAAIKARDVAEKSGVKTTFSLSDPNMVDFFKEGLLEIIGSNTDFIFANESEALKMAGTEDFSEAIAYFKKLSKGFAITRGSQGSVVFDGQELIEITAYPVQAIDTVGAGDMYAGAFLYGLTHGMSYAQAGDLASRASSKIVTCYGARLATETLQELLNG, from the coding sequence ATGGGTAGAAAGTATCACGTTTACGGTATCGGTAATGCTTTAGTTGACATGGAGTTTCAGGTGACTCCTGAATTATTACAAGAATTAAACATTGATAAAGGGGTGATGACCTTGGTTGATGAAGTCCGTCAAGGAGACATCATTGCTAAATTTAATGGTAATCTTTGTAAGCAAAGTGGTGGAGGGTCTGCTGCTAATACGATGGTCGCTTTAAGTCAATTCGGGGCTAAGGGTTTCTACTCTTGTAAAGTGGCGAAAGATGAAGCTGGCTTTTTCTATTTAGAAGACTTACAAAACTGTGGTTTAGATACCAATGTTCATGATGAAAAAGAAGTAGACGGAACCACAGGAAAATGTTTAGTTATGGTCACTCCTGATGCCGATCGCACCATGAACACTTTTTTAGGAATTAGTGGTAGTTTATCAGAAGCGGAATTAGTTCCGGCGGCGATCGCTGATTCTGAATATCTCTACATGGAAGGCTATTTAGTCACATCACCCACGGCTAAAGCTGCTGCGATTAAAGCGAGAGACGTTGCTGAAAAGTCTGGGGTTAAAACGACATTTTCCCTATCTGATCCCAACATGGTCGACTTTTTTAAAGAGGGATTACTAGAAATAATCGGCTCAAATACAGATTTTATTTTTGCTAATGAATCAGAAGCCCTAAAAATGGCAGGCACGGAAGATTTTTCTGAAGCGATCGCCTATTTTAAAAAGTTATCTAAAGGATTTGCTATTACTAGAGGATCTCAGGGATCAGTGGTTTTTGATGGTCAAGAATTGATAGAAATAACAGCTTACCCAGTCCAAGCTATTGATACTGTGGGTGCAGGAGATATGTATGCTGGAGCTTTTTTATATGGTCTTACCCACGGCATGAGCTATGCTCAAGCTGGTGATTTAGCTTCTCGTGCTTCTTCTAAAATTGTCACCTGTTATGGCGCCCGTTTAGCAACAGAAACCTTGCAAGAATTACTTAACGGTTAA
- a CDS encoding ArnT family glycosyltransferase — translation MNSKTFTWHPLKSLYPRSNTWRSLGSWVGLFAIALILLGSNLDSSPLLDSERIIGQLAQQMAQTSFLSGDWLFPHLDGQPYHQHPVLGLLLLTIGGVKEELTPGRIRFIGAIFASVSVPLLYAVAREIFVLWRPAVLSALIYLMLFPVVRWSRLAMLDGIVLFWSILTILCVLRSRRDFRWSLAVGLSLSGLFLTQGLIGCLVTILLIIFLAWDTPRLLSSIYFWVGVCLGFLPALTWYWMEWLVYGQPFLNEVFFHSLQWGWHNFFISLTYYPLATIKYSWPWLIFAIYGTRLAWKSLNWGWAKLILVWGGFYGGIICVLPLDTMGYMLPFYPAVALASGLMLSEVNDWPKDIPYPQSWPLILLSLSGVISLISLCIFLNFPFHFTLLSHRLLLILTLMAIAFTWAVTSTLIIRRNPQFISVLLWGMYVSLFLVISSPYWTGNNIYF, via the coding sequence ATGAACTCGAAAACATTTACTTGGCATCCTTTAAAATCTTTATATCCACGGAGTAACACTTGGCGCAGTCTGGGTTCTTGGGTCGGTTTATTTGCGATCGCACTAATTTTGTTGGGATCTAACCTAGATAGTTCTCCTCTATTGGACTCAGAGCGGATTATTGGCCAATTGGCTCAACAAATGGCACAAACCTCCTTTTTATCAGGAGACTGGCTGTTTCCTCATCTAGACGGTCAACCCTATCACCAACATCCCGTTTTGGGGTTATTGCTATTAACCATCGGTGGTGTTAAAGAAGAGTTAACCCCCGGACGTATTCGTTTTATAGGAGCTATATTTGCTTCGGTTTCTGTGCCGTTATTGTATGCAGTAGCACGGGAAATTTTTGTCCTCTGGCGACCGGCTGTGTTGAGTGCCTTAATTTACCTGATGCTCTTTCCGGTGGTTCGTTGGAGCCGTTTAGCCATGTTAGATGGTATTGTCCTGTTTTGGTCGATTTTGACCATCTTATGTGTATTACGATCCCGTCGTGATTTTCGTTGGTCGTTGGCTGTCGGTTTAAGTTTAAGTGGGTTATTCTTGACTCAAGGCTTAATTGGCTGTTTAGTCACCATTTTATTAATTATTTTCTTGGCTTGGGATACCCCAAGACTGTTAAGTTCTATTTACTTTTGGGTAGGTGTTTGTCTGGGTTTTTTACCGGCTTTAACTTGGTATTGGATGGAATGGTTGGTTTATGGACAACCTTTTTTAAATGAGGTTTTTTTCCATTCATTGCAGTGGGGTTGGCACAACTTTTTTATCTCTTTGACCTATTATCCCTTAGCGACCATTAAATATTCTTGGCCTTGGTTGATATTTGCTATTTATGGTACAAGATTAGCCTGGAAATCCCTCAACTGGGGATGGGCAAAATTAATTCTGGTTTGGGGTGGTTTTTATGGAGGAATCATTTGTGTTCTTCCTCTGGATACTATGGGTTATATGTTACCTTTTTACCCTGCTGTAGCCTTGGCCAGTGGACTGATGTTGAGTGAAGTCAATGATTGGCCTAAGGATATTCCTTATCCTCAATCTTGGCCATTAATTTTATTGAGCTTATCAGGGGTCATTAGTCTCATTAGTCTTTGCATTTTTTTGAATTTTCCTTTCCATTTCACCCTACTGTCCCATCGTTTATTATTAATCCTCACCTTAATGGCTATTGCTTTTACTTGGGCAGTCACCTCTACTTTAATTATTCGACGTAATCCTCAATTTATTTCAGTTTTATTATGGGGAATGTACGTCAGTTTATTTTTAGTGATTAGCTCTCCTTATTGGACTGGTAATAACATTTATTTCTAA
- a CDS encoding GH116 family glycosyl hydrolase — MKTLFSLPNIPSCAWKRPIGQGWDNPYTVRYASNLDDGPWHGMPIGGFGSGCIGRSPRGDFNLWHLDGGEHIFKSIPSCQFSIFEQPENGTAQAYALATEPPEDNTLSRWAWYPTEKGTYSALYPCSWYQYEGVFQAEIYCEQFSPIIPDNYQETSYPIGVFEWTVKNPTDKPITLSIMLTWQNIVGWFTNAIKSPEITVRDDGSPEYEYQPRWGHSTGNFNQWIQDNFRVGFILNRLQPHQQVQEGEGQICIASVTNPSVEVFYLGKWNPNGDGSEVWDHFAMNGSLPDQEDETPAEPGEQIAAAMAIRFTVKPGRVKKIPFILAWDLPVTEFAQGIQYYRRYTDFFGRNGQNGWAMVRTALKHSDVWREKIEEWQNPILNRDDLPDWFKMALFNELYLLTDGGTLWTAASETDPIGQFGVLESMDYRWYESLDVRLYGSFGLLMLWPRLEKAVMEAFARAIPNSDDTVRIIGYNQAEGIRKTKGATPHDLGAPNEHPWEKTNYTSYQDCNLWKDLGSDFVLQVYRDFLLTGSDDIEFLWECWEAIPETLNYLKAFDLDNDGIPENSGAPDQTFDDWELRGISAYCGALWIAALEAAIKIGEILLENAPQNPQLEPENYPKSIEKELDKYQQWLQQSRAIYHSTLWNGEYYKLDSESGSDVVMADQLSGQFYARLLGLPDVVEQQYALSALKKVYEACFLKFQNGKYGAANGMKPDGTPEDPNSTHPQEVWTGINFGLASFLIQMGMKDEALKLTEAVVKQVYENGLQFRTPEAITAVGTFRACHYLRAMAIWGVYYQFLVLF, encoded by the coding sequence ATGAAGACTTTATTTTCCCTCCCAAACATCCCTTCTTGCGCTTGGAAACGTCCTATCGGTCAAGGATGGGATAACCCCTATACAGTACGCTATGCGAGTAATTTAGATGACGGTCCTTGGCACGGAATGCCCATCGGTGGCTTCGGTTCCGGTTGTATTGGGCGATCGCCTCGTGGTGATTTTAACCTCTGGCACTTAGATGGGGGGGAACATATTTTTAAAAGTATCCCATCTTGTCAGTTTAGTATTTTTGAGCAACCTGAAAATGGCACAGCACAAGCTTATGCCTTAGCCACGGAACCCCCAGAAGATAATACCCTGTCTCGTTGGGCTTGGTATCCCACAGAAAAGGGAACCTATTCGGCACTTTATCCCTGTAGTTGGTATCAGTATGAAGGGGTCTTTCAAGCCGAAATTTATTGTGAACAGTTTTCTCCTATTATCCCTGATAACTATCAAGAAACCAGTTATCCCATTGGAGTATTTGAATGGACGGTAAAGAACCCTACCGATAAACCCATTACCCTCAGTATCATGCTCACTTGGCAAAATATTGTCGGCTGGTTTACCAATGCCATTAAATCTCCAGAAATTACTGTTAGGGATGATGGTAGTCCAGAGTATGAATATCAACCCCGATGGGGTCATAGTACGGGGAATTTTAATCAATGGATACAAGATAATTTTCGGGTGGGTTTTATTCTAAATCGATTACAACCCCATCAACAAGTGCAAGAGGGAGAAGGACAAATCTGTATCGCCAGTGTTACTAATCCTAGTGTAGAGGTTTTTTATCTGGGAAAATGGAATCCGAATGGCGATGGTTCTGAGGTTTGGGATCATTTTGCTATGAATGGATCATTACCGGATCAAGAGGATGAAACACCGGCCGAACCTGGAGAGCAAATTGCAGCAGCGATGGCCATCCGTTTCACCGTTAAACCAGGAAGAGTCAAAAAAATTCCCTTCATTTTAGCCTGGGATTTGCCCGTAACAGAATTTGCCCAAGGGATTCAATATTATCGTCGTTATACTGATTTTTTTGGTCGTAATGGACAGAATGGTTGGGCAATGGTTAGAACCGCTTTAAAACATTCGGATGTGTGGCGTGAAAAAATAGAAGAATGGCAAAATCCTATCTTAAATAGAGACGATTTACCAGACTGGTTTAAGATGGCTTTGTTTAATGAATTATATTTATTAACTGATGGGGGGACCCTTTGGACGGCAGCTTCTGAAACTGATCCCATCGGACAATTTGGTGTCTTAGAATCGATGGATTATCGTTGGTATGAAAGTTTAGATGTCAGATTATATGGATCGTTTGGCTTATTGATGTTATGGCCTCGCTTAGAAAAAGCCGTTATGGAGGCCTTTGCACGGGCAATTCCTAACAGTGATGATACTGTTAGAATTATTGGTTATAACCAAGCTGAAGGAATCAGGAAAACCAAAGGTGCAACGCCCCATGATTTGGGTGCGCCTAACGAACATCCTTGGGAAAAAACTAATTATACAAGCTATCAAGATTGTAATCTTTGGAAAGATTTAGGCAGCGATTTTGTTTTACAAGTTTATCGAGATTTTCTGTTAACGGGTTCGGATGATATTGAATTTTTATGGGAATGTTGGGAAGCGATTCCAGAAACGTTAAACTATCTCAAAGCATTTGATTTAGATAATGATGGTATTCCCGAAAATTCTGGCGCACCGGATCAGACATTTGATGACTGGGAATTACGGGGAATTAGTGCTTATTGTGGGGCGTTATGGATTGCTGCTTTAGAAGCTGCTATTAAAATAGGAGAAATCTTATTAGAAAATGCTCCCCAAAATCCACAATTAGAACCTGAAAATTATCCCAAATCTATTGAAAAAGAACTAGATAAATATCAGCAATGGTTACAACAATCTCGTGCTATTTATCATTCCACTTTATGGAATGGGGAATACTATAAACTGGATAGTGAAAGTGGTTCCGATGTGGTAATGGCGGATCAATTATCAGGTCAATTTTACGCTCGTTTATTAGGTTTACCCGATGTGGTTGAACAGCAATATGCACTATCTGCTTTAAAGAAGGTTTATGAAGCTTGTTTCTTGAAGTTTCAAAACGGAAAATATGGGGCTGCCAATGGTATGAAACCTGATGGAACCCCAGAAGATCCGAACTCAACCCATCCCCAAGAAGTTTGGACAGGCATTAATTTTGGTTTAGCCTCTTTCCTAATACAAATGGGAATGAAAGATGAAGCTTTAAAATTAACTGAAGCTGTGGTTAAACAAGTGTATGAAAATGGCTTACAGTTTCGGACTCCTGAAGCGATAACCGCCGTCGGAACCTTTAGAGCGTGTCATTATTTAAGAGCGATGGCTATCTGGGGAGTTTACTATCAGTTCTTGGTTTTATTTTAG
- a CDS encoding type IV pilin-like G/H family protein, whose amino-acid sequence MFHPDSYPQDLSPRYPPYTPLPKSEGNKVLQRSFIILSQGNNNQGFTLIELLVVIIILGILSAIALPQTLQIIGRGRESEARSLMGAMNRAQQAYFYENGTFAQNAVDLDVPVGNEKYYLGFVDSGNDFTQGGLQGAKGQNNHTNVTRDYAAAVGYDSINRTFSTVICRSIDQANNYEIAGLTSIDPTIGTGTVTAVTGGTRAQCVQSAGVETVEELR is encoded by the coding sequence ATGTTTCATCCTGACTCGTACCCCCAAGACTTATCCCCTCGATATCCACCCTATACACCTTTACCAAAAAGTGAAGGGAATAAGGTCTTACAACGTTCCTTTATTATCTTGTCTCAGGGCAACAATAATCAAGGATTTACCTTAATTGAACTATTGGTTGTTATTATTATTCTTGGTATTTTAAGTGCGATCGCTTTACCTCAAACATTACAGATAATTGGCCGTGGTCGAGAATCAGAAGCCAGAAGTTTGATGGGGGCAATGAATCGCGCCCAACAAGCCTATTTTTACGAAAACGGGACTTTTGCTCAGAATGCTGTCGACTTAGATGTTCCTGTCGGTAATGAAAAATATTACCTTGGGTTTGTTGATTCTGGTAATGATTTCACTCAGGGAGGTTTACAAGGGGCAAAAGGCCAGAATAATCATACCAATGTTACTAGAGATTATGCAGCAGCAGTCGGTTATGATTCCATCAATAGAACATTCTCTACTGTTATCTGTCGCTCCATTGATCAAGCTAACAACTATGAAATTGCTGGTTTAACTTCTATTGATCCTACGATTGGGACAGGAACAGTTACAGCGGTAACAGGAGGAACAAGAGCGCAATGTGTTCAAAGTGCTGGAGTCGAAACAGTCGAAGAGTTAAGATAA
- a CDS encoding alpha/beta hydrolase, translating to MFGFIASFKCVFNKKVKYLTLATLAASLVVFPVYAQSRLTRLVFIYPPLNLSLGIDSLELFANEGVVNNELAFYMNLAGVNEEQKEAFRQALLKKADLDPVEVSRFFNTPMGEELLTRVGKLFSIQGGRNGKYAMRGAMVQAAFDEKEGLTLLNFLRHLAVNMQFNLLEVFEAASLLERLGEGTNAIVAEMKTLSSQQAQLETVPDFSTLGDIRQPGGYGVAPSRQIRLFDESRQREFNLLLVQPQRWREGKTPVVILSHGLASRPEDFEQRAKQLASYGFVVALPQHPGSDFNQLQAMLQGFSREVFKVNEFIDRPLDVSYVIDELERRNSREFGGRLDLNNVGVMGHSFGGYNALAVAGASLNFATLEATCNQDIWGPNLSLLLQCRALELPRKDYNFRDERVTSALVINPVTSAVFGAEGLSSVTIPVMLGAGSSDPATPAAIEQLKAFVWINTDDKYFVLVEGQAHVNFSQLDGQMQAVLDSLPELKLPKQQILDTYGNALLVAFSQVHTAKNEQYRPFLSASYGNYISRQPNPMYLVRSEAEVPLSELFNSRRTSRLPAIYPRNFIPNND from the coding sequence ATGTTTGGTTTTATTGCTTCTTTTAAGTGTGTTTTTAATAAAAAGGTTAAATATTTAACCTTAGCAACCCTTGCAGCGAGTTTAGTGGTTTTTCCTGTCTATGCACAATCAAGACTAACAAGACTTGTTTTCATTTATCCTCCTCTTAATTTATCCTTGGGGATTGATTCATTAGAACTGTTTGCTAATGAAGGGGTGGTTAATAATGAATTAGCCTTTTATATGAATTTAGCAGGGGTCAATGAAGAGCAAAAAGAAGCCTTCCGACAAGCATTATTGAAAAAAGCCGATCTCGACCCGGTAGAAGTGTCCCGTTTCTTCAACACGCCTATGGGAGAAGAACTGTTAACCCGTGTGGGTAAGTTATTTTCTATTCAAGGGGGGCGCAATGGAAAATATGCCATGAGAGGGGCGATGGTTCAAGCTGCTTTTGACGAAAAAGAAGGATTAACCTTGCTTAATTTTCTCCGTCATCTAGCGGTGAATATGCAGTTTAATCTCTTAGAAGTCTTTGAAGCTGCTAGTCTTCTTGAACGTCTGGGAGAGGGAACGAACGCCATTGTTGCCGAAATGAAAACCTTATCTTCTCAACAAGCACAACTTGAGACGGTTCCTGATTTTTCTACATTAGGAGATATTCGTCAACCGGGGGGCTATGGTGTTGCACCTTCCCGTCAGATTCGATTATTCGATGAAAGTCGTCAAAGGGAGTTTAATTTGTTGCTGGTGCAACCGCAACGATGGCGAGAGGGCAAAACCCCTGTTGTTATCTTGTCTCATGGGTTGGCTTCTCGTCCAGAAGATTTTGAACAACGGGCTAAACAGTTGGCTTCCTATGGTTTTGTGGTGGCGTTACCTCAACATCCTGGTAGTGATTTTAATCAGTTACAGGCTATGTTACAAGGGTTTTCTAGGGAGGTTTTTAAGGTTAATGAATTTATTGATCGTCCCCTGGATGTGAGTTATGTGATTGATGAATTAGAAAGAAGAAATAGCAGAGAATTTGGGGGACGGTTAGACTTAAATAATGTAGGAGTGATGGGTCATTCTTTTGGAGGATATAATGCTTTAGCGGTTGCCGGTGCTTCTCTAAATTTTGCTACTTTAGAAGCGACTTGTAATCAAGATATTTGGGGACCTAATCTTTCTTTATTATTACAATGTCGGGCGTTAGAATTACCTCGAAAAGACTATAATTTTCGAGATGAACGAGTCACTTCTGCTTTAGTGATTAATCCTGTCACTAGCGCAGTTTTTGGGGCTGAAGGACTCTCTAGCGTAACCATTCCTGTTATGTTAGGCGCAGGTAGTAGTGATCCGGCAACGCCTGCGGCCATTGAACAATTAAAAGCGTTTGTTTGGATTAATACAGATGATAAATATTTTGTCTTAGTGGAAGGACAGGCTCATGTTAACTTTTCTCAATTGGATGGTCAAATGCAAGCGGTATTAGATTCTTTACCAGAATTGAAGCTTCCTAAACAGCAAATTCTTGACACTTATGGCAATGCTTTATTAGTTGCTTTTTCTCAAGTTCATACCGCTAAGAATGAACAGTATCGTCCTTTTTTAAGTGCTAGTTATGGTAATTATATTAGTCGACAACCTAATCCGATGTATCTTGTAAGAAGTGAGGCTGAAGTTCCTTTAAGTGAGTTATTTAATAGTAGAAGAACTTCAAGACTTCCAGCCATTTATCCCCGTAATTTTATTCCTAATAATGACTGA
- a CDS encoding M61 family metallopeptidase, translating to MTKLTITEAKKPNQPSPSLTYFVKMPHPNSHLFEVGLQIEQWSNPVLNLKMPVWTPGSYLVREYARHIQDFKAVSKDKQKKLLSQKVSKNHWQIETKEVENVLITYRVYANELTVRTNHLDNTHGYFNGAALFYLIPGLETTPITVEIIPPNSTWKVSTALPDIPGKVNQFYAQDFDTLVDSPFEIGNHAVYSFEVLGKPHQYAIWGTGNIQPNKLIEDTKKIIETEAKLFGGLPYDDYLFILHLTHNSFGGLEHKNSCSLIYSRFYFKDTDKYNRFLQLVAHEFFHLWNVKRIRPKALETFDYEQENYTPSLWFSEGTTSYYDMVIPLRAGIYNAKKFLEILGKEITRFLTTPGRKVQPLSESSFDAWIKLYRRDNNSDNCQISYYLKGELVSLLLDLLIRAKHQNKRSLDNVMLQMWEQFGKSEIGFTPHQLQQVIESVADMDLQSFFNLYVDSIEELPFNKYLNPFGLQLKPVMEDEGVPYLGIRVQSENNKEIIKFVEKGSPASLEGIDPEDELLAINGIRVTAEELNERLKDHQADEIVSVTVFHQDELRTFSITLGKPQPSRYEVVQIENPSPLQQDNLTGWLGKI from the coding sequence ATGACTAAATTAACTATTACCGAGGCGAAAAAACCGAATCAACCCTCACCCAGTTTAACTTATTTTGTGAAAATGCCCCATCCTAATTCTCATCTATTTGAGGTGGGTTTACAAATTGAACAATGGTCAAATCCTGTGCTGAATTTAAAAATGCCAGTCTGGACACCAGGTTCTTATTTAGTCAGAGAATATGCTCGACATATTCAAGATTTTAAAGCAGTATCCAAAGATAAACAAAAAAAACTCCTCAGTCAAAAAGTTAGTAAAAATCATTGGCAAATAGAAACCAAAGAAGTTGAAAATGTTCTCATTACTTATCGAGTGTATGCTAATGAATTAACGGTAAGAACTAATCACTTAGATAACACCCATGGTTACTTTAATGGGGCTGCTTTATTCTATTTGATTCCAGGGTTAGAAACCACTCCCATTACCGTAGAAATTATCCCCCCTAATTCGACTTGGAAAGTTAGCACAGCTTTGCCTGATATTCCTGGCAAAGTTAATCAATTTTATGCTCAAGATTTTGACACATTAGTAGATAGTCCTTTTGAAATTGGCAATCATGCTGTTTATTCTTTTGAAGTCTTAGGAAAACCTCATCAATATGCTATTTGGGGAACCGGTAATATCCAACCCAATAAACTCATCGAAGATACCAAAAAGATCATCGAAACAGAAGCTAAATTATTCGGTGGATTACCCTACGATGATTATTTATTTATTCTCCACCTTACCCATAATAGTTTTGGTGGTTTAGAACATAAAAATTCTTGCTCTTTGATCTATTCTCGTTTTTATTTCAAGGATACAGATAAATATAATCGTTTTTTGCAATTAGTTGCCCATGAATTCTTCCATTTATGGAATGTAAAACGCATTCGGCCAAAAGCACTAGAAACTTTTGATTACGAACAGGAAAATTATACCCCTTCGTTATGGTTTTCTGAAGGAACAACCAGTTATTATGATATGGTTATTCCCTTAAGAGCAGGAATTTATAATGCTAAAAAATTCTTGGAAATTTTAGGTAAAGAAATTACTCGTTTTTTAACAACCCCAGGCCGTAAAGTTCAACCCCTGAGTGAATCAAGCTTTGACGCTTGGATCAAATTATATCGACGAGACAACAATAGTGATAATTGCCAAATTTCCTATTATTTGAAAGGTGAATTGGTTTCTCTTCTGTTAGACTTACTGATTCGTGCTAAACATCAAAATAAACGGTCTTTAGATAACGTGATGCTTCAGATGTGGGAACAATTTGGAAAATCTGAAATTGGGTTTACTCCCCACCAACTTCAACAAGTTATCGAATCTGTAGCAGATATGGATTTACAAAGCTTTTTTAATTTGTATGTTGATAGCATAGAAGAATTACCGTTTAATAAGTATTTAAACCCCTTTGGTTTACAACTTAAACCTGTAATGGAAGACGAGGGTGTTCCCTATTTAGGTATCAGAGTTCAATCAGAAAATAATAAAGAAATTATTAAGTTTGTTGAGAAAGGATCACCAGCTTCCTTAGAGGGAATTGACCCAGAGGACGAATTATTAGCTATTAATGGAATTCGAGTGACGGCTGAGGAATTAAATGAACGTCTTAAAGACCATCAAGCCGATGAAATCGTTTCAGTGACTGTCTTTCACCAAGATGAATTAAGAACCTTCTCGATTACTTTAGGAAAGCCTCAACCCAGTCGATATGAAGTGGTTCAAATCGAAAATCCATCACCCCTTCAACAAGACAATTTAACGGGTTGGTTGGGAAAAATTTAA